Proteins encoded in a region of the Planococcus citri chromosome 1, ihPlaCitr1.1, whole genome shotgun sequence genome:
- the LOC135843816 gene encoding uncharacterized protein LOC135843816 produces the protein MTDSSNKEQILATPERVSSKISPNVVDSQLKNVINFYQRTPEVEKDYGGGIFQMGDSIYFSSAEVNKLTDSSADEFRTEMMEEMLDWETYMYCKENEEQKRCSSIVCDDVPIRNQDCSNIVIQSLSKSRCNNLYNSSSYNGHGESQFVFKEDWDLEIDEQQKTKRERLALEEKSIGNKYFNDQKYREALDYYTKSLSLLPTTDAFNNRAMSFMKLKNFAAAVKDTNEVLKIEPNNLKALYRRATARKEMRMYEEALKDCYSGMELNRKTFLNVFNDIKNEMSKLNGKKYSICPLYGSKKAFEIDVSQLFAYANCNEAYLLEVDRTGCTRSCICGYCTEENRRNRNRSSALRIKERERWKMLTVGLLNEMKITSPPVAKPNDASTSVIVESSIAVNDDSCTVDRQISQSKFDELKNVENIKMNDAQQDAQINSSTSIKS, from the exons aTGACTGATTCGTCGAATAAAGAACAGATCCTGGCAACACCCGAACGAGTCAGTTCAAAAATATCTCCGAACGTTGTTGATTCCCAGCTGAAAAACGTGATCAATTTCTATCA GAGAACGCCTGAAGTTGAGAAAGACTATGGaggaggaatttttcaaatgggaGATAGTATTTACTTCTCATCGGCAGAAGTCAATAAATTGACTGATTCGTCGGCCGATGAATTTCGAACAGAAATGATGGAAGAAATGTTG gattgGGAAACATACATGTACTGTAAAGAAAACGAAGAACAGAAACGATGTTCCTCCATTGTCTGTGATGATGTACCGATTCGAAATCAAGACTGTTCTAATATTGTTATTCAGTCATTATCTAAG AGTCGTTGTAACAATTTATACAATAGTAGTTCGTATAACGGACATGGCGAATCGCAATTCGTGTTCAAAGAAGATTGGGATCTTGAAATAGACGAACAACAAA AAACGAAAAGAGAACGCTTAGCTCTCGAAGAAAAGTCCATTGGAAATAAATACTTCAACGATCAAAAATACCGAGAAGCGTTGGATTACTACACGAAATCCCTTAGCTTATTGCCCACTACAGATGCGTTCAATAATCGAGCCATGTCGT ttatgaaattgaagaattttgcgGCCGCGGTTAAAGACACTAATGAAGTGCTCAAAATCGAGCCGAATAATTTGAAAGCTCTGTATAGAAGAGCTACAGCGAGAAAAGAAATGCGAATGTACGAAGAG GCGTTGAAAGATTGCTACAGTGGGATGGAATTGAATCGTAAAACATTTCTGAATGTATTTAAcgatattaaaaatgaaatgtctAAACTAAACGGCAAAAAGTACAG tatCTGTCCGCTGTACGGTTCGAAGAAAGCATTCGAAATCGATGTTAGTCAATTGTTCGCGTACGCGAATTGCAACGAAGCGTACTTACTAGAAGTAGATAGAACCGGATGCACGCGATCCTGCATTTGTGGATATTGTACGGAGGAAAATCGAAGAAATAGGAATAGATCTTCGGCGTTAAGAATAAAAGAAAGAGAGCGTTGGAAAATGCTAACCGTTGGTTTATTAAACGAGATGAAAATCACGTCACCTCCGGTCGCTAAACCGAACGACGCGAGTACCTCAGTTATCGTCGAATCTAGTATCGCTGTGAACGACGATTCTTGCACCGTCGATCGTCAAATAAGTCAATCGAAATttgacgaattgaaaaatgtagaaaatattaaaatgaatgaTGCGCAACAGGATGCTCAAATTAACAGTagtacgagtattaaaagttga